In Nitratireductor basaltis, the following are encoded in one genomic region:
- the ndk gene encoding nucleoside-diphosphate kinase, with the protein MAIERTFSMIKPDATKRNLTGAIVKMFEDNGLRVVASKRVWMSRRQAEGFYAVHKDRPFFGELVDFMCSGPTVVQVLEGENAIAKNREIMGATNPADAAEGTIRKLFAESIGENSVHGSDAPETAAEEIRYWFAETEIVG; encoded by the coding sequence ATGGCGATCGAACGCACCTTCTCCATGATCAAGCCGGACGCAACCAAGCGCAATCTGACCGGCGCCATCGTCAAGATGTTCGAGGACAACGGCCTGCGCGTCGTCGCCTCCAAGCGCGTCTGGATGAGCCGCCGTCAGGCAGAAGGCTTCTACGCCGTTCACAAAGACCGTCCGTTCTTCGGTGAGCTGGTCGACTTCATGTGCTCCGGCCCGACGGTTGTTCAGGTTCTCGAAGGTGAGAATGCAATCGCCAAGAACCGCGAGATCATGGGTGCCACCAATCCTGCTGATGCTGCAGAAGGCACGATCCGCAAGCTTTTTGCAGAGTCCATCGGTGAGAACTCGGTTCACGGCTCCGATGCTCCGGAAACCGCTGCCGAGGAAATCCGCTACTGGTTCGCCGAAACCGAGATCGTCGGCTGA
- a CDS encoding outer membrane protein gives MNISRLSALALSAAVTVIAAPAALAADLVISPPDPIPVTPQRTVPLVVQPTAAWGGMYAGISGAYTFGQLDENFGGTSIDTDGYGGVGFVGYNWQRSRWVFGAEADVGYTADEVTEQGVTIESGLDASLRARLGYALSDRIMIYGTVGGAYGAPTITTADGEVSEDMFGLTYGGGAEMKFGRRLFGRVEYRHVALEATDVSIGNNSYEFEQQNNKIMLGIGMHF, from the coding sequence ATGAACATCAGCAGACTTTCCGCACTTGCTCTTTCCGCAGCTGTCACCGTGATTGCTGCTCCCGCGGCTCTGGCCGCCGACCTTGTCATCTCTCCACCCGATCCCATACCCGTGACCCCACAGCGCACGGTGCCGCTCGTGGTTCAGCCGACAGCCGCCTGGGGTGGCATGTATGCGGGTATCTCCGGTGCTTACACATTCGGCCAGCTGGATGAGAATTTCGGTGGCACCAGCATCGATACCGACGGCTATGGCGGTGTCGGCTTCGTGGGCTACAACTGGCAGCGCAGCCGCTGGGTCTTCGGTGCCGAAGCCGATGTGGGCTACACGGCCGACGAAGTGACTGAACAGGGCGTCACCATCGAAAGCGGTCTCGATGCCAGCTTGCGGGCGCGTCTTGGCTATGCGCTCAGCGATCGCATCATGATCTACGGTACGGTTGGCGGTGCCTATGGCGCACCCACCATCACCACTGCAGATGGCGAAGTGAGCGAAGACATGTTCGGCCTGACCTATGGCGGTGGCGCGGAGATGAAATTCGGTCGTCGCCTGTTCGGCCGTGTCGAATATCGACATGTGGCACTCGAAGCGACCGATGTCTCCATCGGCAACAACAGCTACGAGTTCGAACAGCAGAACAACAAAATAATGCTCGGCATCGGCATGCACTTCTAA
- the pgsA gene encoding CDP-diacylglycerol--glycerol-3-phosphate 3-phosphatidyltransferase, which translates to MSGRAFNLPNLLTYARILAVPAIVLCFFLEGRLQSSDFARWSALAIFIGASITDYFDGYLARSWQQTSNIGKMLDPIADKLLVASCLLLLAADTDRTIAGWTLWAAIIILCREILVSGLREYLAALKVSVPVTQLAKWKTTIQMVAIGFLLVGPAGDKVVPYITQAGIVLLWISAVVTLYTGYDYFRAGLKHIIDE; encoded by the coding sequence ATGTCCGGACGTGCTTTCAATCTTCCAAATCTGCTGACCTATGCCCGCATCCTTGCGGTGCCGGCAATCGTCTTGTGCTTCTTCCTCGAAGGCCGCCTGCAATCAAGCGACTTTGCCCGCTGGTCAGCCCTGGCCATTTTCATCGGCGCGAGCATCACGGACTATTTCGATGGCTATCTGGCGCGCAGCTGGCAGCAGACCTCGAATATCGGGAAGATGCTCGACCCCATCGCCGACAAGCTTCTGGTCGCATCCTGTCTGCTGCTTCTGGCCGCTGATACCGACCGCACGATTGCAGGCTGGACGTTGTGGGCAGCCATCATCATCCTCTGCCGTGAAATCCTGGTTTCCGGCCTGCGTGAATATCTGGCCGCACTCAAGGTTTCCGTGCCGGTAACGCAGCTTGCCAAGTGGAAGACCACGATCCAGATGGTCGCAATCGGATTCCTGCTGGTTGGTCCCGCCGGCGACAAAGTCGTGCCCTATATCACTCAGGCAGGTATCGTGCTTCTGTGGATCTCCGCGGTGGTCACGCTCTATACGGGTTATGACTATTTCCGCGCGGGCCTGAAACACATCATCGACGAGTAG
- a CDS encoding glutathione S-transferase family protein has translation MSIKLYDLVGHDEKRPFSPHCWKVAFALAHKGLEFESVPARFRDIQSLEDGASRTVPLIRDGEQVISESFRIALYLDEAYPDLPPLFKGEGTVPLTRFIERWAHQTVYAQIARMILGDLFAILDEGDREYFRKTREARFGQKLEDVPVGREERLPAFRASLDPLRSMVERQAFIAGEEPCFADYIIAGGFQWARVSSSFQLLETDDPVAGWFERCLDLYGGLARSIAAAA, from the coding sequence ATGAGCATCAAACTTTATGACCTTGTCGGACATGACGAGAAGCGTCCCTTCAGTCCCCATTGCTGGAAAGTTGCCTTCGCGCTCGCCCATAAGGGGCTGGAGTTCGAATCTGTTCCGGCACGCTTCCGCGACATCCAGTCCCTGGAAGACGGCGCTTCCAGAACTGTACCTCTCATCCGGGATGGCGAGCAGGTGATATCGGAATCCTTCCGCATCGCGCTTTATCTCGATGAGGCCTATCCCGACCTGCCACCGCTGTTCAAAGGCGAGGGAACAGTGCCACTCACCCGCTTCATCGAGCGCTGGGCACACCAGACCGTCTATGCCCAAATCGCGCGGATGATCCTTGGGGATCTCTTCGCCATATTGGATGAAGGTGACCGGGAGTATTTCCGCAAGACACGTGAAGCGCGTTTCGGACAGAAGCTTGAAGATGTGCCGGTAGGTCGCGAGGAACGTCTGCCCGCTTTCCGCGCTTCTCTGGATCCGCTGCGCAGCATGGTGGAACGCCAGGCATTTATCGCAGGGGAAGAACCCTGCTTTGCCGATTACATCATCGCTGGCGGGTTTCAGTGGGCGCGTGTCTCATCCTCATTCCAGCTTCTGGAGACGGATGATCCCGTGGCGGGGTGGTTTGAACGTTGCCTTGATCTGTATGGGGGATTGGCAAGATCGATTGCCGCTGCCGCCTGA
- the moaD gene encoding molybdopterin converting factor subunit 1, which produces MKLVYFAWVRERIGKNEEEISVPHEVTDIAGLLDWLADRGDGYAAALEQRQVIRVAVNHRHVTHDTRLPADGEIALFPPMTGG; this is translated from the coding sequence ATGAAGCTGGTCTATTTCGCCTGGGTTCGCGAGCGCATCGGGAAGAACGAGGAAGAAATCTCGGTCCCGCACGAAGTGACCGATATAGCCGGGCTTCTGGACTGGCTTGCCGACCGGGGCGACGGATATGCAGCGGCACTTGAACAGCGCCAGGTGATCCGCGTGGCGGTAAACCACAGGCATGTGACACATGACACTCGCCTGCCCGCCGACGGAGAGATTGCGCTTTTCCCGCCAATGACAGGCGGCTGA
- a CDS encoding SDR family oxidoreductase, which translates to MQNKAENILITGAAKRIGRAMALDLAASGFGVAVHYNGSHEAAEEVVREITSKGGRAAAVQADLSDSASAAGLVEEAKYALGPLSVVVNNASLFEEDSVHDFDDDGFDAHMAVHVKAPALITRSFARQLDGKPGLVVNIIDERVWKLTPRYFTYTLSKAALWTATRTLAQALAPDIRVNAIGPGPTLPNQKQDDDGFRRQTEALLLERGPALKEFAATVEYLWRMPSITGQMIALDGGQHLAWQTPDAEEDGA; encoded by the coding sequence ATGCAGAACAAAGCAGAAAATATTCTCATAACCGGCGCTGCCAAGCGCATCGGACGGGCGATGGCGCTGGATCTTGCGGCTTCGGGTTTCGGTGTGGCTGTCCACTATAACGGATCGCATGAAGCCGCCGAAGAAGTCGTGCGCGAAATCACCTCAAAAGGCGGACGCGCCGCCGCCGTTCAGGCTGATCTGAGCGATTCGGCTTCTGCAGCGGGCCTTGTAGAAGAAGCAAAATATGCCCTTGGGCCCCTTTCGGTCGTCGTGAACAACGCTTCGCTCTTCGAGGAAGACAGCGTGCATGATTTCGATGATGACGGTTTCGATGCGCATATGGCCGTGCATGTGAAAGCCCCGGCGCTCATCACGCGCAGCTTTGCCAGACAGCTTGATGGAAAGCCGGGCCTCGTCGTCAACATCATCGACGAGCGGGTATGGAAGCTGACGCCGCGCTATTTCACCTACACGCTCTCGAAAGCCGCATTGTGGACGGCCACGCGGACATTGGCGCAGGCGCTGGCCCCCGACATCCGCGTGAACGCCATCGGCCCCGGTCCCACCCTGCCCAACCAGAAGCAGGACGATGACGGTTTTAGGAGGCAGACAGAGGCGTTGCTTCTTGAACGTGGCCCCGCACTCAAGGAGTTCGCGGCAACGGTCGAATATCTGTGGCGAATGCCCTCGATCACCGGACAAATGATCGCTCTCGACGGCGGCCAGCATCTCGCATGGCAGACGCCGGATGCCGAGGAAGACGGTGCATGA
- a CDS encoding molybdenum cofactor biosynthesis protein MoaE: MSVTPLVKVQREDFSLEAETDRMRDGRSDIGALVTFTGLCRDEGGKLAALELEHYPGMAEEELGQLARKAIDRWDLQALTVIHRFGRIMPGENIVLVAAASAHRRAAFEAADFLMDYLKSNAPFWKKEHLRDGRTGEWVEAKAQDEQALSRWKV, translated from the coding sequence ATGTCCGTGACGCCGCTAGTCAAGGTTCAGCGCGAAGATTTCAGCCTTGAGGCGGAAACAGACCGCATGCGCGATGGCCGCAGCGATATCGGCGCGCTCGTCACCTTCACGGGGCTTTGCCGGGACGAAGGCGGAAAGCTGGCGGCACTGGAGCTTGAGCATTACCCCGGAATGGCGGAAGAAGAGCTCGGACAACTTGCCCGCAAAGCCATTGACCGGTGGGATCTGCAGGCACTGACCGTGATCCACCGTTTCGGGAGGATAATGCCTGGCGAGAATATCGTGCTGGTGGCGGCGGCTTCAGCACATCGGCGCGCAGCATTCGAGGCCGCGGATTTTCTGATGGACTATCTGAAATCCAATGCGCCCTTCTGGAAGAAGGAGCATCTCAGGGACGGCCGTACGGGTGAATGGGTGGAAGCCAAGGCGCAGGACGAACAGGCGCTCAGCCGCTGGAAGGTCTGA
- a CDS encoding ABC-F family ATP-binding cassette domain-containing protein, which produces MLSINDLSLRVAGRLLIENATVQLASGAKAGIVGRNGTGKTTLFRAITGDLSPESGSISLSRGTRIGQVAQEAPGTEEALIEIVLKADVERARLLAEAESATDPHRIAEIQTRLADIGAHSAEARAAEILAGLGFDAEAQKRPASSFSGGWRMRVALASVLFAEPDLLLLDEPTNYLDLEGTLWLESYLSRYPHTVLLISHDRDLLNRAVNSIIHLENRKLTLWAGGYDQFARQYAEKAELQEKMRVKQDAKRKHMQSFVDRFRAKASKARQAQSRLKALEKMQVISANVLTQVAPFNFPSPEKVVASPIIAVESGAVGYADDKPVLKQLNLRIDHDDRIALLGANGNGKSTFAKLLAGRLGLQAGKLTLAPGLKVSIFAQHQMDDLRPAESAYQHLRRQMPEAPEAKVRARVAQFGLATEKMDTPARDLSGGEKARLLMGLSSLDAPHLFILDEPTNHLDIDSRQALAEALNDFDGAVILISHDRHLIEACADRLWLVDKGTVKPFEGDMDDYRALMTGGASQRKEKREADKASKADKRREAARKRAELEPLAKKIKMAEGLMERLRKRIDAIEAEMADPSLYERDPAKVSTLAKERSDLSAKLETQEELWLQLSGDYEEAMAG; this is translated from the coding sequence ATGCTTTCAATCAATGACCTTTCACTGCGCGTGGCTGGCCGGCTGCTCATCGAAAACGCCACGGTCCAACTCGCCTCCGGCGCAAAAGCCGGCATTGTCGGCCGCAACGGCACCGGCAAGACCACTCTGTTTCGTGCCATTACCGGCGATCTCTCGCCGGAAAGCGGTTCCATCAGCCTGTCGCGCGGAACGCGTATCGGCCAGGTTGCACAGGAAGCGCCGGGCACCGAAGAAGCGCTGATCGAGATTGTCCTGAAGGCGGATGTCGAGCGTGCGCGCCTGCTTGCGGAAGCAGAGAGTGCAACGGACCCGCACCGCATCGCCGAGATCCAGACGCGCCTTGCCGATATCGGTGCGCATTCGGCGGAAGCGCGTGCTGCCGAAATTCTGGCCGGTCTTGGCTTTGATGCCGAAGCACAAAAACGTCCGGCCTCGTCCTTTTCCGGTGGTTGGCGCATGCGCGTGGCACTCGCCTCGGTGTTGTTTGCCGAGCCTGACCTTCTGCTTCTCGACGAGCCCACAAACTATCTCGATCTTGAAGGCACGCTGTGGCTTGAATCCTACCTGTCGCGCTATCCGCACACGGTTCTTCTCATCAGCCACGACCGCGATCTTTTGAACCGGGCGGTGAACTCCATCATCCATCTTGAGAACCGGAAGCTGACGCTTTGGGCTGGCGGATATGACCAGTTCGCGCGCCAATATGCCGAGAAGGCAGAGCTTCAGGAAAAGATGCGGGTGAAGCAGGATGCCAAGCGCAAGCACATGCAGTCCTTTGTCGACCGCTTCCGCGCCAAGGCATCGAAGGCGAGACAGGCGCAATCGCGACTGAAGGCACTGGAGAAGATGCAGGTCATCTCGGCCAATGTGCTGACGCAGGTCGCGCCGTTCAATTTTCCAAGCCCGGAGAAGGTTGTCGCCTCACCTATCATCGCGGTTGAAAGCGGTGCGGTGGGTTATGCCGATGACAAGCCGGTGCTCAAGCAGCTCAATCTGCGTATCGACCATGATGATCGCATTGCCCTTCTTGGCGCGAATGGCAACGGCAAATCCACTTTCGCGAAGCTTCTGGCCGGGCGCCTTGGCCTGCAGGCCGGCAAGCTGACGCTGGCACCGGGTCTGAAGGTCTCGATTTTCGCGCAGCACCAGATGGACGACCTGCGGCCTGCCGAAAGCGCATATCAACATCTGCGACGCCAGATGCCGGAAGCGCCGGAGGCGAAGGTACGCGCTCGTGTTGCCCAGTTTGGTCTTGCCACGGAAAAGATGGACACGCCCGCGCGTGACCTTTCCGGTGGCGAAAAGGCGCGGCTTCTGATGGGGCTGTCTTCCCTGGACGCCCCTCACCTCTTCATCCTCGACGAGCCGACCAACCATCTGGACATCGACAGCCGGCAGGCATTGGCAGAAGCGCTCAACGACTTCGACGGTGCCGTCATCCTGATCAGCCATGACCGCCATCTGATCGAAGCCTGCGCCGACCGGTTGTGGCTCGTCGACAAGGGCACGGTGAAACCATTCGAAGGCGACATGGACGACTACCGCGCTTTGATGACGGGCGGCGCGTCACAGCGCAAGGAGAAGCGCGAGGCTGACAAGGCGTCCAAGGCCGACAAGCGGCGTGAAGCTGCGCGAAAGCGCGCGGAACTCGAGCCCCTCGCCAAGAAGATCAAGATGGCTGAAGGTCTGATGGAGCGTCTTCGCAAGCGCATCGACGCAATCGAGGCGGAGATGGCCGATCCCTCACTTTACGAGCGGGATCCGGCGAAGGTCTCGACATTGGCCAAGGAACGCTCGGATCTCAGTGCAAAGCTGGAAACGCAGGAAGAGCTGTGGCTTCAGCTTTCCGGCGATTATGAAGAGGCGATGGCGGGATAG
- the uvrC gene encoding excinuclease ABC subunit UvrC encodes MSEAEDKTTVPVTTSEISWDAADEGSGLKGAEAIQAVVKRLPNAPGVYRMMNEAGDVLYVGKARSLKKRVSNYAQGRGHSNRIVRMIRETSSMEFVVTRTETEALLLEANLIKRLRPRFNVLLRDDKSFPYILLTGDHPAPGIFKHRGARSRKGEYFGPFASAGAVGRTINSLQRAFLLRTCTDSVYETRTRPCLLYQIKRCSGPCTGEISEEGYAELVSEAKAFLSGKSSKVKSEIAAAMQSASDDMDFERAAIYRDRLAALSHVQAHQGINPQGIEEADVFAIHQEGGQSCIQVFFFRTGQNWGNRAYFPKADPDMEAGEVLNAFLSQFYDDKPCPRLILTSHELEERELLEEALSTKAGRRVGVSRPQRGEKKDLVGHALQNAREALGRRLAETSSQARLLQGFAETFGLEQAPRRIEVYDNSHIMGTNAVGAMIVAGPEGFVKNQYRKFNIRSTDITPGDDFGMMREVMQRRFSRLLKEEGLPKPGADSGDDERFPAWPDVILIDGGQGQMSAVRAILDELGVSDAVTAIGIAKGPDRDAGRERFFMEDKPSFTLPMRDPVLYFVQRLRDEAHRFAIGSHRARRKKEMVKNPLDEISGIGPTRKRALLHHFGTAKAVSRAGMEDLMAVEGISESTARIVYEHFHENG; translated from the coding sequence ATGAGTGAGGCTGAGGACAAGACGACTGTCCCGGTCACGACAAGTGAGATCTCGTGGGATGCGGCAGATGAGGGAAGCGGCCTGAAGGGTGCCGAAGCCATTCAGGCTGTCGTCAAACGCCTGCCGAACGCACCGGGCGTCTACCGGATGATGAATGAGGCCGGCGACGTGCTTTATGTCGGCAAGGCGCGCAGCTTGAAGAAGCGCGTCAGCAATTATGCGCAGGGTCGCGGCCACTCGAACCGGATCGTGCGCATGATCCGTGAGACGTCTTCCATGGAATTCGTCGTCACCCGAACCGAGACCGAAGCGCTTCTTCTTGAAGCCAATCTCATCAAGCGCCTGCGCCCGCGCTTCAACGTGCTTCTGCGCGACGACAAGTCCTTTCCATACATATTGCTGACCGGCGACCATCCGGCACCCGGCATATTCAAACATCGCGGTGCGCGCTCGCGAAAGGGCGAATATTTTGGCCCCTTCGCTTCTGCCGGCGCTGTCGGGCGCACGATCAACTCGTTGCAGCGGGCCTTTCTGCTGCGTACCTGCACCGACTCCGTCTACGAGACGCGCACGCGACCTTGCCTGCTCTACCAGATCAAGCGCTGTTCCGGCCCCTGTACGGGTGAAATCAGCGAAGAGGGTTATGCGGAACTTGTGTCGGAAGCCAAGGCCTTCCTGTCGGGCAAGTCGAGCAAGGTGAAGTCCGAGATTGCAGCGGCCATGCAATCCGCTTCTGACGACATGGATTTCGAGCGTGCTGCGATCTATCGCGACCGCCTGGCGGCCCTGTCCCATGTGCAGGCACATCAGGGCATCAATCCGCAAGGCATCGAGGAAGCAGATGTATTCGCCATCCACCAGGAAGGCGGACAAAGCTGCATCCAGGTCTTCTTCTTCCGGACCGGCCAGAACTGGGGCAACCGCGCATATTTCCCCAAGGCCGATCCGGATATGGAAGCAGGAGAAGTCCTGAACGCGTTTCTCTCGCAGTTTTACGATGACAAGCCCTGCCCTCGTCTGATCCTGACCTCGCACGAACTGGAAGAGCGCGAACTGCTGGAGGAGGCGCTATCGACCAAGGCCGGGCGTCGGGTCGGCGTCTCGCGCCCGCAGCGGGGCGAGAAGAAGGATCTTGTTGGTCACGCGCTGCAAAATGCGCGCGAGGCACTGGGGCGGCGCCTTGCCGAAACATCTTCGCAGGCGCGACTTCTGCAGGGCTTCGCGGAGACTTTCGGCCTCGAACAGGCACCGCGCCGCATCGAAGTCTATGACAACTCCCACATCATGGGCACCAATGCCGTGGGCGCGATGATCGTGGCGGGGCCCGAGGGCTTCGTGAAGAACCAGTACCGCAAGTTCAACATCCGCTCGACCGACATCACGCCCGGCGATGATTTCGGCATGATGCGCGAGGTGATGCAGCGGCGCTTTTCCCGGCTCCTGAAGGAAGAAGGCCTGCCGAAACCCGGCGCGGACAGTGGTGATGACGAGCGGTTCCCCGCCTGGCCCGATGTCATCCTCATCGATGGCGGACAAGGGCAGATGAGTGCGGTTCGCGCCATTCTCGACGAGTTGGGCGTCAGTGACGCGGTGACGGCGATTGGCATCGCGAAGGGGCCGGATCGTGATGCGGGCCGCGAGCGCTTCTTCATGGAAGACAAGCCTTCCTTCACGCTGCCCATGCGTGACCCGGTTCTGTATTTCGTGCAGCGCCTGCGCGACGAGGCGCACCGTTTCGCCATTGGTTCTCACCGCGCGCGGCGCAAGAAGGAGATGGTCAAGAACCCGCTTGACGAGATCAGCGGAATTGGTCCCACGCGCAAACGCGCGCTTCTGCACCATTTCGGCACGGCAAAGGCGGTCAGCCGCGCGGGCATGGAAGATCTTATGGCCGTCGAGGGCATATCGGAATCCACCGCACGGATCGTCTATGAACATTTTCACGAAAACGGCTGA
- a CDS encoding DNA polymerase III subunit chi yields MDVLFYHLTESTLEDALPPLVEKSLERGWQVVIQTGSEERRDALDAHLWTYREESFLPHGTDREPEAERQPVLLTVESANINGASIRFLVDSAEPGELEGYERACFLFDGHDSMQLEAARRHWKTMKSAGHAVTYWQQSPEGRWQKKA; encoded by the coding sequence TTGGACGTTCTCTTCTACCACCTGACCGAATCGACGCTGGAAGACGCGTTGCCCCCGCTCGTGGAAAAGAGCCTCGAGCGGGGCTGGCAGGTGGTCATCCAGACAGGCAGCGAAGAGCGCCGTGATGCGCTCGACGCACATCTTTGGACCTATCGGGAAGAGAGCTTTCTGCCGCATGGCACCGACAGGGAGCCGGAAGCAGAAAGGCAGCCGGTTCTCCTCACCGTGGAGAGCGCCAATATCAATGGCGCCTCCATCCGCTTCCTCGTCGACAGCGCGGAGCCGGGGGAACTGGAGGGCTATGAACGCGCCTGTTTCCTGTTCGACGGTCACGACTCGATGCAGCTTGAGGCCGCGCGCCGACACTGGAAGACCATGAAGTCTGCCGGTCATGCCGTCACCTACTGGCAACAGTCCCCGGAAGGGCGCTGGCAAAAGAAGGCGTAA
- a CDS encoding DinB family protein, producing MKRHFEMLAHYNRWANTVLYNAVETLDQDEFSRNVGAFFKSMCGTLNHILIADRVWLVRFTGAQETSGPLNAIPYPAFADLHEAREREDARIIRYVQGLEDAQLGQAITYRTISSPTQITQPLAPALTHFFNHQTHHRGQAHMILSVLGKEPPPMDLIFYLRTQEGMGKQ from the coding sequence ATGAAACGCCATTTCGAGATGCTGGCCCATTATAATCGCTGGGCCAACACGGTGCTTTACAATGCGGTTGAAACACTTGACCAGGATGAATTCAGCCGGAATGTGGGCGCTTTCTTCAAATCCATGTGCGGCACCCTCAATCACATACTCATCGCCGACAGGGTTTGGCTGGTTCGATTTACCGGTGCGCAGGAGACCTCCGGTCCCCTGAATGCGATCCCCTACCCCGCTTTTGCCGATCTTCACGAGGCTCGCGAGAGAGAAGATGCGCGGATCATCCGATACGTGCAAGGGCTCGAGGATGCGCAACTTGGACAAGCCATCACCTATCGCACCATTTCCAGCCCGACCCAGATCACCCAGCCGCTTGCACCCGCACTCACGCATTTCTTCAACCACCAGACCCACCACCGCGGCCAGGCGCACATGATCCTGTCAGTTCTTGGCAAGGAGCCGCCCCCAATGGACCTCATCTTCTATCTGCGGACGCAGGAGGGCATGGGGAAACAATAG